In Haloarchaeobius amylolyticus, the genomic window CTTCCCACCATTCATGGACTCCCTTTGCAGTGACTGCGCCGACCTCGACGACCGGGAGACCGTGTGCGGCACTCCAGAACTCGCTGTGTTCCGTGGCCAGATACGACTCGATCGAGTCAGCGCCTGCAATAGTCGAATCACCAATCGTTGCGACGAGCACTTTCGGCAGCGAGTCTTCGAACTGGTCGTAGAACCGCCGGGTGTTATGGAAGCCTCGTCGTCGGTTCCGGTTGTTCCCACGGAATATCGCGACCTCGACGCCAACGTCCTGACAGATACGACACCCGCACTCACGCCATGGCTCCGAGCGAGCAGTTGCATAATACTGGTCGAGCAATCGATCGTCGCCGATGAACTCGGCATAGTCCGAGAGCAAGAGCAGGAGTTGATTGATACTCGGGACTGTTTCACCACTCTCTTCGCGCTCTTTGACTTTTTCGAGCAGCCACGGATACCCCTGTTCGAACACCGATTCTGCTTCCTTGATAAGCGCGAGGTACCGACCGAAGTCGATGGGGTCCTCTGGTTCGTCTTCTCGAAGGAGCTTCACCAGTTGACTCCGGAAGGGGTCACCGAAACTCGCCTTCAACGCGCCTGCGTGCTCAAAGTCCTCTCGGAAGTGAGATTCGATTGGTCGGAGGGTTCGTCCACCATTCGCCGGGTCCCACCGATGACGTGCGAGATAGTCAGGTAGCGCGCTCAGAGCCTCTCGGGCTGCATTGTGCCATTCCTCCAGTGCCTCTGAGATTGGTTCTCCGTTGTCGTACGCACGGAACGCGTGCAGTATCTCCTGTCCGCGAAGGGCCTTCTCAATCGCTGTCTTTCGGTCGTCGCGATTCGACGCGAAACGGACTCGGAAGGCGTCGTAACGACGCTCGTCGTCGAGGTGGTAGTTCTCGCCGCCCGTCCATGCAGCACGCAGCATACTCGCGCTGTCGAAACTTGAGACGTGGTTCTCACCGATATCATCGAAGGCGTCCGTCTTCGCGAACCCAAAGACGTGTGTATCGATGCGTGTCTCGTGAGCCTCTTGGTAGTCCTCGACGACCGTGCCGACCTCATCAACGATGTTGCGGACTGCTTTCGTGCTACTTCCCGCGACGCCACCGATACCGACATAATCGTAGCCCATACCGAGCACATGGCGCATTGCTTTGGCGTAGGAGGATGGGTCCCAGCCCTGAATGGCGACCATCAGTCTGAACGAGTAATCACCCTCACGATACAGGTCCGCCATCTCCGCTGCATTGTCGAGGGTTAGATCGTATCGGAACTGCATATCATCGTCCCGGTAAACTGCACGCGGATCATCAGCAAGTCTCTCGATGACAGACGTGACATCGCCCTCAAAGTCAGAGCTGGTGAATGGCTCGATCTCCTCGCTGGTGCCCACGATGCTCGGTTCGTATTCGGCGACGTACGATGGCCAAGTTTCGGGCCAGGAGTCGACCATCACGTTCACTGCTTCAGTAAGCTTATCTGGGAGGTCACTCTTCGAGAAGCCTCCAGAGAACGCGCGTTTGTCCAGATAAAGCCTGCTAGCGTGGCCGGACCCGAGGACCAGATGGTCGATAGTGACACCGACCGTGACATCCATTTCCTCGTAAAACTCCAGCATCCCCTCGTTGCCGTACGGGGGGAAGGGGAGTGATTTGTACCCCCAAGCACCGCAGTCGCTGATCGTTGGGAGCCACTCGGGGACGTGAAGACCCGAATCCTCACCATAGACACCATGTGAGGTCAACTTGTCGTACTTCCTCTGTGTCTCTTCTACCTGCTCTCGAGAGATGAGTACACCATCGATAGGAGTCGTTTCGTAATCAAAGAGGTCCCAGATGTACTGCAACTCCCGCTCTTCCTTTGACAGCCGCGAATGTTCGTCGTGGACGAAGTCGTAGTCCGCATCGACGTTGTCGTCCCACTCCGGTACATAGAACCGCACAGTTACTACTCCCTAAAACAGTGAGTCTCAAATAAAGAGGTGTTGAATTCCCCCGACTGGACGAGGGACATTGCTGCTCCTGAATGCCCAATCTTAAATCCATTGTCGATAGACACGAGACGATTGACGTGATTGGCAGAAAGAATTTCTATATGCTCTTTATGCGGTGAATGCGTCGGGTGATGTGTATAAGATGTCTCAGGTTAGCGAGCTAGAAATATTCAAGCAGGTTACTTCCTACCTTAGTGAGGAGTCATATACCTTCTTTGTACACATCCCAGAAGCCCACACGGACCACTACAAGAGTATTTTACAGCGTTACGACCGCCACAACATCACTATCGATGGACTCTATCCTGACATTCTCGGCCGTACCCCAGCAGGACACGTGTTCGCCGTGGAGGTGAAGGGGTCGAGGGACATTGAGAAGGGAATCAAACAAGCAAAGCGATACGAAGACGGTGCTCACTACAATTACTTGGCAGCCCCGGCTAAATCACTAGAAAGGGTCGAAGAATCCATGGCGGAAATTGGAACGATCCGTGTTAAGCAGGCTATGACACCGATCCTCCGGGACCCACCAAGTGTTCAAATCAAGAACTCGCTTCTCGATGTCGAAACCCGTCTCAAGGCATTTCTCCAGGGAACGGTTCGGAACGGGTCCATCTCCAGTATGCAACTCTCACAACCGCTCAACTACATTTCCCCACTCCTCGTAGTAAGTAAATTTAGCGTCACAGACAAAGAGGAAATTTGCGACATTATCGCAACGAAATTCGGTTTCGACGAAGGCGCTGCAGCAATAGACGGAGCGGTGGAACTCAGCCTATTGAATCAGACAGATCTCACGCTATCAGACCGTGGCCAGGTTG contains:
- a CDS encoding queuine tRNA-ribosyltransferase tRNA-guanine transglycosylase produces the protein MRFYVPEWDDNVDADYDFVHDEHSRLSKEERELQYIWDLFDYETTPIDGVLISREQVEETQRKYDKLTSHGVYGEDSGLHVPEWLPTISDCGAWGYKSLPFPPYGNEGMLEFYEEMDVTVGVTIDHLVLGSGHASRLYLDKRAFSGGFSKSDLPDKLTEAVNVMVDSWPETWPSYVAEYEPSIVGTSEEIEPFTSSDFEGDVTSVIERLADDPRAVYRDDDMQFRYDLTLDNAAEMADLYREGDYSFRLMVAIQGWDPSSYAKAMRHVLGMGYDYVGIGGVAGSSTKAVRNIVDEVGTVVEDYQEAHETRIDTHVFGFAKTDAFDDIGENHVSSFDSASMLRAAWTGGENYHLDDERRYDAFRVRFASNRDDRKTAIEKALRGQEILHAFRAYDNGEPISEALEEWHNAAREALSALPDYLARHRWDPANGGRTLRPIESHFREDFEHAGALKASFGDPFRSQLVKLLREDEPEDPIDFGRYLALIKEAESVFEQGYPWLLEKVKEREESGETVPSINQLLLLLSDYAEFIGDDRLLDQYYATARSEPWRECGCRICQDVGVEVAIFRGNNRNRRRGFHNTRRFYDQFEDSLPKVLVATIGDSTIAGADSIESYLATEHSEFWSAAHGLPVVEVGAVTAKGVHEWWEDPPRSISFDPDRIAEELADHCIRYQELYLYGDVDNAIVEKIQNVGCGVHVFQDVTALERAVRERIGFAGEEQKATQAGLGEW